The DNA segment ATCCCTCTTGCTCTAAGAGAGTTCACGATCTTACGCATCGCCGGGACAAGGTTGGCCCAGGTTTGCTTGTCTTGGTCGGAGTTGTAGCTGAGGATCTCGTTTCCGACAAGGACGAATCTGATTCTTGTTTGTGGGTAGTGAGGAAGGACGTTGGTGTTGACCCAATTGTCTGCGGCGGTTTGGTCGGCGCCGATTGTAATTATTTGGTTGTTAGGGACCATGATTGTGACGTAAAGATTGGTCTTAGAGAGGAGCGTTAAGGTTTCTTGATCCGCGTCGTAGAGCTTGACGTGGCCTGCTTTAAGGGTTTTGATGAGGTTTATTGATTGGTAAGGAGATGGGAGATTGTTTCCTGATCTTCCATAGCTTATCCCAATTCTACTTGCGAGTGAAGACAATGTTCTGTTGTTACCAATTGCGTAGCAACTAGAACCTGATTAAAAAGAAGACATAATTGTGGTGAGTGAAGTGTGTTTTGATACTTGAATCGCAATATAATTGCAATGAGACTTACTTGATAGGACAATGAGAGTGAAGAGGAACAGAGCAAAATAAGCCATTGGAGATGACATGCTGGATTGGTAAGTTGAatttaggatgaagaagaagagacttgTTGAAGGGGTATTTAAGAGGTGATTATgggacttgttttttttttttaaggattaagATATAAGCAATCACTCATGCAAGAAAAGCTTTTCATCAAACTATTAATTGTTTCTTGAACCCTTGCAGTTCTttggtgtttctttttttgcttgGTTATTTAATTTGGCTTAGTGAGTATGAGAGATTAAAGAAGACTAGTTGGTTGACTTGTCCAAAGGTGACCAAGAACCGCTTTGCCAATTAGTATTCACTCAAAGATTGTAGATGTAATGCTAattgttctttttgtttctcttatcGAGTTTTAAATTATTGCTAATCAAGAAAAGTTTTACATTATAtactttttgatcaaaaaaaaaatcttttcttACATCAAGAGTTCTATATACCATTTATTGGACAAATTTACCATACCATTTAAACAACATTTTTTACTTGATCAAAAAGACATGTTTTGCCAGGTAAACAACAGTTTTacctgacaaaaaaaagaaatatgtttTTGTGGTTAAAAAggctataaataaataagataacgCAAaaagtttttacaaaaaaaaaaagttttcttttacattactgatcttaattttaatgtaaatttgaTCATCGcgaaaaaaaaactcttgtagtacattgaaaattattaaagagaaaatttcagaaatataatatttatttacatgGATACTATTATCTAATAAGATATCCCACCAACCGTGGAAAGATATCTCAACAGTTACGGTGGCTTTAGAGTTATCATTATCTGTGTGAACCAGAGCGTGGCCTTAGACCAATCGACATGGTTTCCACACCATTCCACTCCAtcatctttctcttcctcgCCTTTTCCGGCGGAGTCAAAATCTCTGTCGCTGATGAGCCGAAGACCGAGCCTGTTCCTGCGCCATGGCCGGAGCAGTTCCACGCGTTGATGTTCATGAATAAATCTGGTTCCATTGAGATTGTTGACCTATGGTACGACTGGATCAATGGCCGTAACTTTAACATCATTCAGAAGCAGCTTGGCAAACTAACCTACGACCTTGAATGGAACAATGGGACATCTTTTTACTATACACTCGACGCTTCCAAAACTTGCCGCACCGTTCATTTCGAGGTCAGTGTCTTTTTAACTATCCACTTTTATAAGTGTGTGACTATTGGAAAGTAATGTGGATTATTAGGTTTGATGTGTGTTTCTTGCGGTTAGTATGTTGATCTTGAGGTATCAGTGTGATCACTATGGGACTCTATGAGTTAGTTCAAACTGTAATTCACTCTTTAAAGATTTGCAGTTTTGTAGTGTTTTAGCTTTGTTGTTGAACTGAATTACCCTAAAAGAAAACTGGAGAGACTGTCTTAATTTTGTGGAGAGGTGGTGGTAACTTCATTTCATTCAATGTATCCGTTTGAGTTATCTCttgtttttttgggtaaaatgttAAGATTAGCGCTCTCTTGTTCTAGCCTACTCCTCCTTCTTCCTTCCTTTCTTGATTGATGAATTCCTACATTCATCTGAAATTAACAATTCACTCAAGTGATGTGATAAGTTGCAACGAGCCACAATGGGAATGCATGCATAGTGAGGAGTGTTTAGGGTCTTTTGAACTAATACAATCGAGTATAAGCAATCGAGTATAAACTTTATTGGTTTCAGAAACATAACTGCTCTAGTAAGTTGCTGAGACTAGTCTTGGAATTTTTGTTTAATCCCATCAAGGTTGGAATCTTGAGGCCAAACTGGCTGGATGGAGCAAACTATTTGGGTCAACGAAATGTGAGTGGGTTTCTCTGCAACGTATGGGAGAAGGTTGACTTCTTATGGTATTATGAAGATGTTGTCACCAAGAGACCTGTTCAATGGATCTTCTATACAGGTTAAGGAGTGATGGataatatactataataatatattgaaaGGACCCAtgtcttactttttttttgtcaaaggaCCTATGTCTTACTTAACGTGGTCTCTCAGTCATATTAAATCAAACTATTGAAAGATAATTGCAGGTAGAGAAGCTCATGTGATGACATTTGAGGTCGGAGCTGTCCTAGAGGACGAAAAATGGCAGGCTCCAGTCTATTGTTTCCacaatgaaaacaaaagcagTGAGTAATTGAAGAATTTGAGACTGCGTTTTCATTATATATAGAGTTTTCGAAATCTTTCAAGAAATCAAACATTTCATTAAGTAGTCATTttcatcttttatcaaaaaccttaTCATGTAGTAGATACAGAGTTGTTTTGGTGGAGCATAAATAAAAgccatgttctaaaaatcggccgcTTAATGCGCTACGCGTCACTCTTCCGTCCGATTAATGccaaattgattaaaaaattggatatccaatttttttcaCTTAGACCACCAAAATGACCGCCTAGGCGGTCgtctaatctatttttttttatttttttttaataatatttttatttattaattgatctaaaattttataaatatcatttatattcataatttttatgaaaattacattatattaaatttatatatattctatttgtgtgttttatatggtcttaaacatgaaaatgtattaatgttgtacacaattaaagattaacatgttttataacataataagcaatttaaaaattatgccCGCATAATTTTCGATTAATTTCTGGTTTTCTCTTTATGCGCTAGGTCTAACTCGACTGAGCGACTAGCGCCTGGCGCGTTCCCGAACATGGAATCAAAGTAGATGACTTCTTAATACACAGGCCTTTACTGGGCCTCACTTTTTTATGTGGATAAGTTATAAGAAGCAAGTACTTTCACATTTGGTCCCTAAACGTATCTTTACTTGTTAAAAGTTGtggttaataaaataaagacAAATTAAATATAGCAATTAAGA comes from the Brassica napus cultivar Da-Ae chromosome A7, Da-Ae, whole genome shotgun sequence genome and includes:
- the LOC106357857 gene encoding uncharacterized protein At4g14100-like isoform X1, with translation MVSTPFHSIIFLFLAFSGGVKISVADEPKTEPVPAPWPEQFHALMFMNKSGSIEIVDLWYDWINGRNFNIIQKQLGKLTYDLEWNNGTSFYYTLDASKTCRTVHFEVGILRPNWLDGANYLGQRNVSGFLCNVWEKVDFLWYYEDVVTKRPVQWIFYTGREAHVMTFEVGAVLEDEKWQAPVYCFHNENKSSLTRLSD
- the LOC106357857 gene encoding uncharacterized protein At4g14100-like isoform X2; amino-acid sequence: MVSTPFHSIIFLFLAFSGGVKISVADEPKTEPVPAPWPEQFHALMFMNKSGSIEIVDLWYDWINGRNFNIIQKQLGKLTYDLEWNNGTSFYYTLDASKTCRTVHFEVGILRPNWLDGANYLGQRNVSGFLCNVWEKVDFLWYYEDVVTKRPVQWIFYTGREAHVMTFEVGAVLEDEKWQAPVYCFHNENKSSE